CATGCCAGTAAAATCGGCAGCGTCATTGACAATGACCGTCCCTTGACTTTTGAAAAATTCGTACACATCAAGGTCTGCCTGCACATAGACAGGATTGCGTAACATCTGCGCCAGCGTGGGGCGTATCAGCTCTTTGCCATGGAACAAAATCCCCTGTTCCGCAAAGTACCGGGTAATGTCCCCGTAGGAGGTTGTGGGCTGGGCATACATCTCAAACATCAGCCGGATATTTGCTGCTTCGTCCGGGTTTACCACCAGCTTCTTTGTGTTGATACCGTCCATCTTAATCGGCTCTGTATGGAAGCCGTAAGGGGCTTTCCCGCCCATCTTGAAGCCCCGCTGACTGCGGGAGTAGTAAGCGTCCGTCACCCGCTTCTGTATCGTTTCCCGTTCAAGCTGGGCGAACACGATACAGATATTCAGCATAGCCCGCCCCATCGGGGTGGAGGTGTCAAACTTCTCCGTAGAGGACACAAACTCCACTTCGTACTTTTGGAAGAAGTCCATCATCTTCGCAAAGTCGAGAATGGAACGGCTGATGCGGTCGAGCTTGTAAACCACCACTTTCCGCACAAGGCCGCTTTCAATATCCCGCATAAGCTGTTGGAATTGTGGACGCTCCGTATTTTTCCCGGAATACCCTTTGTCCTTGTACTCTTTGCAGTTCCCGCCTTTCAATTCGTATTTGCAAAACTCAATCTGGCTTTCAATGGAAATGCTGTCCTTTTTGTCTACCGATTGTCTTGCATAGATTGCGTCTATTCGATTGTTCATATTGTCGCTCCTTTTCTTAAAAAAGAAACGGAGCTGCTGACACCTTTATTATACCGCCAGCAGCCCCGCAAATCAATGATGGCTTCGGAAAACCTTATGCCCCGGCTTCCTCACTCTGCCGTTTGTCGGCATACTTGCGGAATACCTCATAAAGCTGCTGTTCCAGCTCCCGGCGTTTTGCCGCTTCCTGCTCCGGCGTGAACACCGGGGAGAGATTTTCCAGCGTGATTTCCTTTCCTTGAAAAGTCACGACTTCGGTTTCTTTCTTGTATC
Above is a window of Oscillospiraceae bacterium NTUH-002-81 DNA encoding:
- a CDS encoding recombinase family protein, with the protein product MNNRIDAIYARQSVDKKDSISIESQIEFCKYELKGGNCKEYKDKGYSGKNTERPQFQQLMRDIESGLVRKVVVYKLDRISRSILDFAKMMDFFQKYEVEFVSSTEKFDTSTPMGRAMLNICIVFAQLERETIQKRVTDAYYSRSQRGFKMGGKAPYGFHTEPIKMDGINTKKLVVNPDEAANIRLMFEMYAQPTTSYGDITRYFAEQGILFHGKELIRPTLAQMLRNPVYVQADLDVYEFFKSQGTVIVNDAADFTGMNSCYLYQGRDVKPSKKNDLKGQMLVLAPHEGIVPSDIWLTCRKKLMNNMKIQSARKATHTWLAGKIKCGNCGYALMSINNPVRKQYLRCTKRLDNKSCAGCGKIITSELETVVYQQMVKKLASYKTLTGRKKAAKANPKIAALQVELAHVDGEIEKLVDSLTGANNVLLSYVNVKIAELDGRKQELLARIAELTVEAISPEQVSQISGYLDTWENVSFDDKRRVVDLMITTIAATSDSLNITWKI